From the genome of Ferrovibrio sp. MS7:
ATGTGCGGGTGGATTTCCCTCGCGGCCAGAGCGATGGCGCGCTATGGGCCGACGAGCGGGCGATGCGCCAGATGGTGCTGAACCTGTTGTCCAACGCCGTGAAGTTTACCGCCGAGGGCGGGAGCGTGACCGTGCAGCATGGCACCGCTGCGGATGGCTGGTATGAAATCAGCATCACCGATACCGGCATTGGCATGGCGGAGAATGAAGTCGCCCGCGTGTTCGAGCCTTTCGCACGCGGCGGCAGCCAGCTAGTACGGCAGCAATATGATGGCACCGGCCTCGGCCTGCCGATCACGCGACGGCTGGTGGAACTGCATGGCGGACGCATCCAGCTCAAGAGCCAGATCGGCGCCGGCACCACCGCCTTGCTGCGCTTCCCGCCCGAACGGATCAGCCGCGTTGCCGATTTCGGTGCCATCCTGTCCACGCCTGGCAACGATTGACCCAATAATGACGTGCCTGTTTGGATGACGCGTTTTCTGGTTGCCATGCTGCTGGTGCTGGGACTGGCTGCCTGCGCCCCGCGCCTGCAGTCCTCCACTATACCGCCGGGCACGCAACCGGCGCCGACGGCCCTGCTGGAAAAGGACTGGCGTGCAGCTGACGGCAGCCTGCTGCCGCTCACTCGCTGGCTGCCGCCAGCACCGCGCGAAACCAGGGCGGTGCTGATCGCGCTGCATGGCTTCAACGATTATGGCAATGCTTTCGCCGAGCCGGCAGCCTGGTGGGCCTCCGAGCACGGCATCGCCACCTATGCGCCGGATCAGCGCGGCTTCGGCCGCTCCGCCAATACCGGGCTGTGGGCCGGCGGCGACCGCATGCGCAGCGACCTGCGCGAATTGACATCACTGCTGCGGCAACGCCATCCCGGCCTGCCGGTCTTCTGGCTCGGCGAAAGCATGGGCGCGGCGGTGACGCTGAGTGCCTTGGCTGAAGATGGCGCTAGCAGCCCACCCGATGGTGCCATCCTGGTGGCGCCTGCCGTGTGGGGCCGTGCCACCATGCCGCTGAGCTACCGCGTCACCCTCAGCATCATGAGCCACACCCTGCCCTGGCTGACTCTGACCGGCCGCGGCCTCGGCATCCAGGCTTCCGACAATATCCAGATGCTGCGCCGTCTCGGCGCCGATCCGCTGGTGATCAAGGCCACCCGCGTCGATGCGGTTTATGGCCTGGTCGGCCTGATGGACGAAGCGCTGGCCGCCGGGCCCAGGCTTGGGCATGCGCCGCCGCTGCTGTTGCTCTATGGCGCCAAGGATGAAGTGATCCGCCGTGAACCCGTCGAGCGTTTCGTCGCCAGCCTCAATGGCCGCCGCCGCATCGTGCTCTACGATACCGGCTGGCACATGCTGCTGCGCGATTTGCAGGGCCAGCGGGTGTGGCGCGATGTCGCGGCCTGGGTCGCTGATCGAAATGCTCCCTTGCCCTCGGGCCGCGAAACCTTCACGCTGCCGCTATTCGCTAAGGAACGGGGTGAATGAAGCGAACGGCCTGGGCTGAAGCTCTATGGATTC
Proteins encoded in this window:
- a CDS encoding alpha/beta hydrolase — protein: MTRFLVAMLLVLGLAACAPRLQSSTIPPGTQPAPTALLEKDWRAADGSLLPLTRWLPPAPRETRAVLIALHGFNDYGNAFAEPAAWWASEHGIATYAPDQRGFGRSANTGLWAGGDRMRSDLRELTSLLRQRHPGLPVFWLGESMGAAVTLSALAEDGASSPPDGAILVAPAVWGRATMPLSYRVTLSIMSHTLPWLTLTGRGLGIQASDNIQMLRRLGADPLVIKATRVDAVYGLVGLMDEALAAGPRLGHAPPLLLLYGAKDEVIRREPVERFVASLNGRRRIVLYDTGWHMLLRDLQGQRVWRDVAAWVADRNAPLPSGRETFTLPLFAKERGE